GGTTCGACCCGCGCGGTGGTCAAGGACAATTTCGCCATTGCAGGACTGCCCACCTCCATGGGGAGTGCGCGCTTTGCCCGGGTTCCGCCCGCGCAAGCGAATGCGGTGGTCGTGGATCGGCTTGTCCGCGCGGGTATAGCGATAACCGGCCGCGCCGCCATGCATGAGCTGGCCTACGGGGTCACCGGACGCAATGACTGGTCCGGTACGCCGTTGAACCCGCGCTGGCCGCAACGGATCGTCGGGGGGTCGTCCAGCGGCTGTGCGGCTGCGGTGGCGAGCGGCCTGGTGGACATCGGCATAGGGACCGACACCGGCGGGTCGATCCGGTTGCCCGCTGCCTGTTGCGGCATTGTCGGGCTGAAACCCGGCTTTGGTCTGATCGATCACGATGGGGTGAGCCCGGCCAATTCGACACTCGATTGTGTCGGGCCGATGGCACGCAATGTGTCTGGCATCGTGCAGGCGATGGCTGCGATGGTCGATGGGTTCGATGCGGATCATCCGATTGATCGGCCGCGTGTGGGGATGCTCGCATGCCAAGCCGATGCACCGGTAAAGCAGGCTTTTGATGCTGCGATCGGGCGACTGGAGATCGAACCACACCCCGTTTCTCTCGCCCTGTTCGATCAGGCCTTCGACGCCGGGCTGACCATTATCGCGGCAGAAATGTGGTCGGAGTTCTTTTGGCTGGCGCCGGAATTTGACGG
This genomic window from Caenibius tardaugens NBRC 16725 contains:
- a CDS encoding amidase, with protein sequence MNRSDSAAIVRPLMLGSGSTRAVVKDNFAIAGLPTSMGSARFARVPPAQANAVVVDRLVRAGIAITGRAAMHELAYGVTGRNDWSGTPLNPRWPQRIVGGSSSGCAAAVASGLVDIGIGTDTGGSIRLPAACCGIVGLKPGFGLIDHDGVSPANSTLDCVGPMARNVSGIVQAMAAMVDGFDADHPIDRPRVGMLACQADAPVKQAFDAAIGRLEIEPHPVSLALFDQAFDAGLTIIAAEMWSEFFWLAPEFDGIGADVANRLRRAAQIDPASLAQAREIKRAFTAEVDDLFTRYDFLVLPTIDSVPPLCTQADDPLQQLRLTRLVRPFNVSGHPAITLPTLTEEGLPVGIQIVGPMGRDGPLCAFARQVEAKIENSKEIA